In Salarias fasciatus chromosome 20, fSalaFa1.1, whole genome shotgun sequence, a single window of DNA contains:
- the LOC115408097 gene encoding protein ALP1-like, which yields MAMAQRRKRRGRFWVHPINQQRRLLGDYYHLVQELRLDSERHHQYFRMSAEKMDELLSIVGPDLRRQSTTYRAAIEPKQRLAVGLRYLASGDSFVSLAFSYRLGVTTVRNSVFMLCKAIENTMMGQYLPRPTEESWREVAQGFWKKWNFPNCLGALDGKHIVIEKPPHSGSMYFNYKRTFSTVLLALVDADYRFRVINVGDYGRSSDGGIYAGSALGIGMERGTLHVPPNAPLPGAADANPMPHVIVADAAFPLKPYLMRPFPGSLLDHDKRIYNYRLSRARMVVENAFGILASRWRIMYRRINLLPENVDSVVIAACVLHNFLLCPRDNQQLLEEFQQQGGRLRPVGNMAGQRTSAEARAVREAFSAFFNSPEGSVSWQERMI from the exons ATGGCTATGGCacagagaaggaagaggagaggccGTTTTTGGGTTCACCCCATTAACCAACAAAGAAGACTCCTCGGGGATTACTACCATCTTGTCCAAGAACTGAGACTGGACAGTGAGCGTCATCACCAGTACTTTCGTATGTCTGCTGAAAAGATGGACGAATTGCTGTCGATTGTTGGACCAGATTTGAGGCGCCAGAGCACTACTTACAGGGCAGCCATCGAACCCAAACAAAGACTTGCTGTTGGTCTGAG ATACTTGGCATCAGGAGATTCATTTGTGAGCCTGGCTTTCAGTTATCGTCTTGGAGTGACAACAGTACGGAACTCTGTGTTCATGCTCTGCAAAGCCATAGAAAATACAATGATGGGCCAGTATTTACCGCGTCCAACAGAAGAGTCATGGAGAGAAGTGGCACAgggattttggaaaaaatggaacTTTCCCAACTGCTTGGGTGCCCTGGACGGCAAACATATCGTTATTGAAAAACCACCACATTCAGGCAGCATGTACTTTAACTACAAAAGGACATTTTCTACGGTACTGCTGGCACTCGTTGATGCAGACTACAGGTTTCGAGTCATAAATGTGGGAGACTACGGACGATCCAGTGATGGAGGCATCTATGCAGGATCTGCCCTTGGCATTGGAATGGAGCGTGGAACCCTCCATGTGCCACCCAATGCCCCTCTCCctggtgctgctgatgcaaacCCGATGCCACATGTGATAGTTGCTGATGCAGCATTTCCACTGAAGCCTTATCTGATGAGGCCATTCCCTGGATCACTCTTGGACCATGACAAGAGGATCTATAACTACCGGCTGTCAAGAGCAAGGATGGTTGTGGAGAATGCTTTTGGCATTTTGGCATCAAGGTGGAGGATCATGTATCGGCGCATCAATCTCCTCCCTGAAAATGTGGACTCTGTTGTGATTGCAGCATGTGTTCTGCACAACTTCCTGCTTTGTCCAAGAgacaaccagcagctgctggaagaATTCCAACAGCAAGGAGGAAGATTGAGACCTGTGGGCAACATGGCAGGACAGCGCACATCCGCTGAAGCAAGGGCTGTCCGGGAGgctttttctgcctttttcaaCTCTCCTGAAGGCAGTGTGTCCTGGCAGGAGAGGATGATTTAA